In Nonomuraea sp. NBC_00507, the following are encoded in one genomic region:
- a CDS encoding peptidoglycan D,D-transpeptidase FtsI family protein, which yields MAGARAGRINVSLRRVAMVGAAMLFVLLGHITIVQAFGSQALNADRRNERPLLARFGHPRGDILTYDGTVIATSRPAGGGPYLYQRVYRHGEVYVPVTGHLSLYRSSGIEQAQGAVLSGDDAKVKVRSLVRDGGVEGADVRLTISDRVQWAAYQSLKAVGVPGAVVAINPATGAILALASYPSYDPNVLTTFDRTRLAETARGLRRAPGRPLLNRALRQTYPPGSTFKLVTTAAALGSGEYNPAGLVDAPARLPLPGTSAYVRNDPGCRDNRPTLLYAFQVSCDTAFATIGMQLGQDILRDQAEAFGFNEESLAIPVATTPSRFPTAPAMTRAQTALAAIGHHEDRATPLMIAMLSAAVANDGVLMRPYLVEEVRLADGSVINRAGPTPYRTAVPAPLARHLAAMMTTVTHAGGTGTGAAIPGVEVAAETAMSRVVPGAEDHALVTAFAPADKPEVAVGVVLEHPGARAANVAPIARAVIEAALA from the coding sequence ATGGCCGGAGCGAGGGCCGGACGGATCAACGTGTCACTGCGCCGCGTTGCCATGGTGGGCGCGGCGATGTTGTTCGTACTGCTGGGCCACATCACGATCGTGCAGGCGTTCGGGTCCCAGGCGCTCAACGCCGACCGCAGGAACGAGCGGCCGCTGCTCGCCAGGTTCGGCCACCCGCGTGGCGACATCCTGACCTACGACGGCACGGTCATCGCCACGAGCCGCCCGGCCGGTGGCGGCCCGTACCTCTATCAGCGGGTCTACCGGCACGGCGAGGTCTACGTGCCGGTCACCGGGCACCTGTCGCTCTACCGCTCCTCCGGCATCGAGCAGGCGCAGGGCGCGGTGTTGTCCGGTGACGATGCCAAGGTCAAGGTCCGGTCGCTGGTGAGGGACGGCGGCGTCGAAGGGGCCGACGTGCGGCTGACGATCAGCGACCGGGTGCAGTGGGCCGCGTACCAGAGCCTCAAGGCGGTGGGCGTGCCCGGGGCGGTGGTGGCGATCAACCCGGCGACGGGCGCCATCCTGGCGCTGGCCTCGTACCCGTCGTACGACCCGAACGTCCTCACCACGTTCGACCGCACCCGGCTGGCCGAGACGGCGCGGGGGTTGCGGCGAGCGCCCGGGCGGCCGCTGCTGAACCGGGCGCTGCGCCAGACGTATCCGCCGGGCTCGACGTTCAAGCTGGTGACCACGGCCGCGGCACTGGGCTCCGGCGAGTACAACCCGGCCGGCCTGGTCGACGCCCCGGCGCGGCTGCCGCTGCCGGGAACCTCGGCGTACGTCCGAAACGATCCCGGCTGCCGCGACAACCGCCCGACGCTCCTGTACGCCTTCCAGGTCTCCTGCGATACGGCGTTCGCCACCATAGGGATGCAGCTCGGCCAGGACATCCTGCGGGACCAGGCGGAGGCGTTCGGGTTCAACGAGGAGAGTCTGGCGATTCCGGTGGCCACGACGCCGAGCAGGTTTCCTACCGCTCCGGCCATGACGCGGGCCCAGACGGCGCTGGCGGCCATCGGGCACCACGAGGACAGGGCCACGCCGCTGATGATCGCCATGTTGTCGGCGGCCGTGGCCAACGACGGGGTGCTGATGCGGCCGTACCTGGTGGAGGAGGTGCGCCTGGCGGACGGCTCGGTCATCAACCGGGCCGGCCCCACGCCGTACCGTACGGCGGTGCCGGCCCCGCTGGCCAGACATCTGGCGGCGATGATGACCACGGTGACGCACGCGGGCGGCACAGGAACGGGCGCGGCCATCCCCGGTGTGGAGGTGGCCGCCGAGACCGCCATGTCACGGGTCGTCCCCGGCGCGGAGGACCACGCGCTGGTCACCGCCTTCGCACCTGCCGACAAACCAGAGGTGGCGGTGGGGGTGGTGCTGGAGCACCCGGGCGCCCGGGCTGCCAACGTGGCGCCGATCGCGCGGGCCGTGATCGAGGCCGCCTTGGCATGA
- a CDS encoding FGGY-family carbohydrate kinase: MSVWIGIDLGTQSVRAMAVGEGGEVLGAAGRPLTSRRDGPRHEQDPEEWWRALASATREALRDVPSSLVAGVAVAATSGTILLTDTAGRPLTPALMYDDRRADAERVNEVGAGVWERLGYRRMQPNWALPKLLWLLRDAPAGARPAHQNDFVNRRLTGHEVPTDLSNALKTGVDLIEERWPAEVLDLVPPEILPEVVRPGTRLGVVCAAAAEETGLPAGTPVIAGMTDGCAAQLGAGATRTGSWNSVLGTTLVLKGVTKELLHDPLGVVYSHRAPDGSWLPGGASSTGAGALTRDLPGRDLDALSTQATARLRVTSGERLLSVPVTYPLVSRGERFPFDAPAAETFTLGEPADDVERYAAILLGAAFVERLCFDHLDLLGAPVDGEVILTGGATRSAFWNQLRADVLGRPVTLRENAEPALGMAVLAGGDPSRMIRTRATVEPSRTDLREPYLRFVAELERRGWLQEQAARHARERTAR; encoded by the coding sequence GTCTGGATCGGCATCGACCTCGGCACGCAGAGCGTGCGAGCGATGGCCGTCGGCGAGGGCGGCGAGGTGCTCGGCGCGGCCGGCCGCCCGCTGACCAGCCGCCGCGACGGGCCCCGCCACGAGCAGGACCCCGAGGAGTGGTGGCGCGCGCTGGCCTCCGCCACCCGCGAGGCGCTGCGCGACGTGCCCTCTTCCCTGGTGGCGGGCGTGGCCGTGGCCGCCACCTCTGGAACGATCCTGCTCACGGACACGGCCGGCCGGCCGCTGACCCCGGCGCTCATGTACGACGACCGCCGCGCCGACGCCGAACGGGTCAACGAGGTGGGCGCGGGGGTGTGGGAGCGGCTCGGCTACCGCCGGATGCAGCCCAACTGGGCGCTGCCGAAGCTGCTGTGGCTGCTCAGGGACGCGCCGGCCGGGGCCCGGCCGGCGCACCAGAACGACTTCGTGAACCGGCGGCTGACCGGGCACGAGGTGCCTACGGACCTGAGCAACGCGCTCAAGACCGGTGTGGACCTGATCGAGGAGCGCTGGCCCGCCGAGGTGCTGGACCTGGTGCCTCCGGAGATCCTCCCCGAGGTCGTACGTCCGGGCACCCGGTTGGGGGTGGTCTGCGCGGCGGCCGCCGAGGAGACCGGCCTCCCGGCGGGCACACCGGTGATCGCCGGGATGACGGACGGCTGCGCGGCCCAGCTCGGCGCGGGCGCCACCCGGACCGGCAGCTGGAACTCGGTGCTGGGCACGACGCTGGTGCTCAAGGGCGTGACGAAGGAGCTGCTCCACGACCCGCTCGGCGTGGTGTATTCGCACCGCGCCCCCGACGGCTCCTGGCTGCCCGGCGGCGCTTCGAGCACAGGCGCGGGCGCTCTGACCCGCGACCTGCCCGGCCGCGATCTGGACGCGCTGAGCACGCAGGCCACGGCGCGGTTGCGCGTCACGTCTGGAGAAAGGCTCCTCTCCGTGCCCGTGACCTACCCGCTCGTGTCGCGCGGTGAGCGCTTCCCGTTCGACGCGCCAGCCGCCGAGACCTTCACGCTCGGCGAACCGGCCGACGACGTCGAACGTTATGCGGCCATCCTCCTCGGGGCGGCCTTCGTCGAGCGCCTCTGCTTCGACCACCTCGACCTCCTCGGCGCTCCCGTGGACGGCGAGGTGATCCTGACCGGCGGCGCCACGCGCAGCGCCTTCTGGAACCAGCTGAGGGCGGACGTCCTGGGACGTCCCGTGACGCTGCGCGAGAACGCCGAACCCGCGCTGGGCATGGCCGTCCTGGCCGGCGGGGACCCCAGCCGGATGATCAGGACCCGCGCGACAGTGGAACCGTCGCGCACCGACCTGCGTGAGCCGTACCTGCGCTTCGTCGCCGAGCTGGAACGACGCGGCTGGCTTCAGGAGCAGGCCGCGCGACACGCCCGCGAGAGGACTGCCCGATGA
- a CDS encoding histidine phosphatase family protein, which yields MTDLVLVRHGETVWHAENRYAGVSDIELTPRGHAQAAQLAEWAARAGLSAVWSSTLSRARITAEASAAKAGVALRTDPRLRELDFGQGEGLTSAEMAERFPGARAAFEADPAGHPLPGGEDPHGAAARFVAALHDIAAAESGGRVLVVAHTTAIRLTLCRLIGVPLGEYRRLFPRLDNCALTELRLRDAGGRAALLQYNSPIGAVR from the coding sequence ATGACCGACCTCGTGCTCGTCCGTCACGGCGAGACCGTCTGGCACGCCGAGAACCGCTACGCCGGCGTCAGCGACATCGAGCTCACCCCGCGCGGCCACGCCCAGGCCGCCCAGCTGGCCGAATGGGCGGCACGAGCGGGTCTGTCGGCGGTGTGGTCCTCCACACTCAGCCGCGCCAGGATCACCGCCGAGGCGAGCGCGGCCAAAGCCGGCGTGGCGCTCCGGACCGACCCCCGGCTGCGCGAGCTGGACTTCGGCCAGGGAGAGGGCCTGACCTCGGCCGAGATGGCCGAACGGTTCCCCGGGGCACGCGCCGCCTTCGAGGCCGACCCCGCCGGGCACCCGCTGCCCGGCGGCGAGGACCCCCACGGGGCCGCCGCCCGCTTCGTCGCGGCCCTGCACGACATCGCCGCCGCCGAATCCGGCGGCCGGGTGCTGGTGGTCGCGCACACGACCGCGATCAGGCTGACCCTGTGCCGGCTGATCGGCGTGCCGCTCGGCGAGTACCGGCGGTTGTTTCCACGTCTGGACAACTGCGCGCTGACCGAGCTGCGTCTGCGTGATGCGGGCGGGCGGGCCGCGTTGCTGCAGTACAACTCCCCGATTGGAGCCGTTCGTTGA
- a CDS encoding 2-hydroxyacid dehydrogenase — MTTRVLVAGDHFVQNRLLVDALRREVPGEVDIRELTLPWPVEPFGRVGEVDEASDVEDELIEALRGVEVCVTQMAPLTKRVLDASPDLRLFCVSRGGPVNANLEAAAQAGVAVTYAPGRNAVATAEHTLAMLLAATRRIPQTHADLAAGVWRGDYYMYDNVGPELDGSTVGLVGYGAIGRRVARMLEGFGASVLVHDPYVDVPGRVELDELLRRSRFVSLHARATPETAGMIGAAELATMPRGSVLVNCARGALLDYDAMCDALDSGHLFGAAMDVFPEEPIPPGSRLLTTPNLIMSPHLAGASKETAMKAAAIVAADVARYVRGEPLLHPATP, encoded by the coding sequence TTGACCACCCGAGTCCTTGTCGCAGGCGACCACTTCGTCCAGAACCGCCTGCTCGTCGACGCGCTCAGGCGCGAGGTCCCCGGCGAGGTGGACATCCGCGAGCTGACGCTGCCCTGGCCGGTGGAGCCGTTCGGCCGGGTCGGCGAGGTGGACGAGGCGTCGGACGTGGAGGACGAGCTGATCGAGGCGCTCCGCGGTGTCGAGGTCTGCGTGACCCAGATGGCTCCGCTGACCAAGCGGGTCCTGGACGCCTCTCCCGACCTGCGGCTGTTCTGCGTCAGCCGGGGCGGCCCGGTGAACGCGAACCTGGAGGCGGCGGCGCAGGCCGGCGTGGCGGTGACGTACGCGCCCGGCCGCAACGCGGTCGCCACCGCCGAGCACACGCTCGCCATGTTGCTGGCCGCCACCCGCAGGATCCCCCAGACCCACGCCGATCTGGCCGCAGGCGTGTGGCGGGGCGACTACTACATGTACGACAACGTCGGCCCCGAGCTGGACGGCAGCACGGTCGGCCTGGTCGGCTACGGCGCGATCGGCCGCCGCGTGGCCCGCATGCTGGAGGGCTTCGGCGCGAGCGTCCTCGTCCACGACCCGTACGTCGACGTGCCCGGCCGGGTGGAGCTCGACGAGCTGCTGCGCCGCTCCCGCTTCGTCTCCCTGCACGCCCGCGCCACCCCCGAGACCGCCGGCATGATCGGCGCGGCCGAGCTCGCCACCATGCCGCGCGGCTCGGTCCTGGTCAACTGCGCCCGCGGCGCGCTGCTCGACTACGACGCGATGTGCGACGCGCTGGATTCCGGTCACCTGTTCGGCGCCGCGATGGACGTCTTCCCCGAGGAGCCGATCCCGCCGGGCTCGCGCCTGCTCACGACGCCGAACCTGATCATGAGCCCGCACCTGGCCGGGGCCAGCAAGGAGACGGCGATGAAGGCGGCCGCGATCGTGGCCGCGGACGTGGCCCGCTACGTGCGCGGCGAGCCGCTCCTCCACCCTGCCACCCCCTGA
- a CDS encoding AMP-binding protein: MRPDASATVINEVFHRAYERGDRPALVDLRGGHVYGYRRLVTEVTRAASGLVRWGARRDQVVAVHVSTAGAQTLAVHTVLAAGGVAAPIDPALGAEAMAAWLLACDARTLITTPDLAETARQAARGSQVRQVVSLGAALEAIDFRALLTLEPTALPALDAARQDALLLADGRRMSHAALLARMAELDRPVRLAESDVVLTTWRPDGGCDLLALVGLGMSKGALVVAAGDDLPGGIQDFAVTVVAGTEGRLQRVRRSGQGVAGWRSGSPRT, from the coding sequence ATGCGGCCCGACGCCTCGGCCACCGTGATCAACGAGGTGTTCCACCGGGCCTACGAGCGCGGTGACCGGCCGGCGCTGGTCGACCTGCGCGGCGGCCACGTCTACGGTTATCGGCGGCTGGTGACCGAGGTGACCAGGGCGGCGTCCGGGCTCGTGCGCTGGGGCGCCAGACGCGACCAGGTCGTGGCCGTGCACGTTTCGACGGCGGGGGCGCAGACGCTGGCCGTGCACACGGTGCTGGCGGCCGGAGGGGTGGCGGCGCCCATCGACCCCGCGCTCGGCGCCGAGGCCATGGCCGCCTGGCTGCTGGCCTGCGACGCACGCACCTTGATCACCACACCCGACCTGGCCGAGACGGCGAGGCAGGCGGCGCGCGGATCCCAGGTGCGGCAGGTCGTCTCGCTCGGTGCGGCGCTCGAGGCGATCGACTTTCGCGCCCTGCTCACGCTGGAGCCCACCGCGCTGCCCGCGCTCGACGCCGCGCGCCAGGACGCGTTGCTGCTGGCCGACGGCCGCCGCATGTCGCACGCGGCGCTGCTGGCCAGGATGGCCGAGCTCGACCGGCCCGTACGCCTGGCCGAGTCCGACGTGGTGCTGACCACGTGGCGGCCCGACGGCGGCTGCGACCTGCTCGCCCTCGTCGGTCTCGGCATGTCGAAGGGCGCTCTGGTGGTGGCCGCAGGTGATGATCTACCCGGCGGCATCCAGGACTTCGCCGTCACCGTGGTGGCGGGCACCGAGGGCAGGCTGCAGCGCGTCCGCAGGAGCGGTCAGGGGGTGGCAGGGTGGAGGAGCGGCTCGCCGCGCACGTAG
- a CDS encoding ABC transporter ATP-binding protein: MADEPLELGEISFSDWHAHTDKLADVGFLTIARRLPSLVAQAMRMAWRASPRDTVATVTLNLLGGVFTAFGLLATTGVLTALFSEGPTPDRVVAALPSLALVAAAAALRTAVQAGAGWAQSRLDPQVSRLTEERLYGLTSRVDLVAYDDPEFHDALQRARLRGVAMADQVVSAAVDVLSAAVGIAAVAGVLGVLHPVLLPLLLLAVLPDAWAMVRSARMRYATLYALIPANRRKWIIGELLANREPAAEVRSFTMRGFLLRMYDAVARAEQDVMLKLARRQTFAGLAGQALGGLGTGLVYLALGVLLAIGAIPLAVAGTAVLAIRSAQQSLGNLIYATNRLYEEGLYFTDFLEFCADAERRVSARRPAAMPPGFQRITASGVTFTYPGAQAPALREVTIEIKQGEVIAFVGENGSGKTTLAKILSGLYEPDSGAVLWDDTDLKQVNPEDLRLRTAVIAQDHTRWPLTARYNITMGTDKGDEALHAAAAVAGADEVIADLPHGYRTLLDRRFKDGHELSGGQWQRIAVARGFHRDADLLICDEPTAALDARAEHALFERIRTHSDGRTVLLITHRLASVRYADRIYVLDHGKVTEQGDHDTLMALDGLYADLYSLQARAYR; encoded by the coding sequence ATGGCCGATGAGCCGTTAGAGCTCGGTGAGATCTCCTTCTCCGACTGGCACGCCCACACGGACAAGCTGGCGGACGTGGGCTTCCTGACCATCGCCAGGCGACTGCCGTCGCTGGTGGCCCAGGCGATGCGCATGGCGTGGCGGGCCAGCCCGCGCGACACCGTGGCCACGGTCACGCTCAACCTGCTCGGTGGCGTGTTCACCGCGTTCGGGCTGCTGGCCACGACAGGCGTGCTGACCGCGCTCTTCAGCGAGGGCCCGACCCCGGACCGCGTCGTGGCCGCGCTGCCCAGTCTGGCCCTGGTGGCCGCCGCGGCGGCCCTGCGCACGGCGGTGCAGGCCGGCGCGGGCTGGGCGCAGTCGCGCTTGGACCCGCAGGTCAGCCGTCTGACCGAGGAGCGGCTCTACGGCCTGACCAGCCGCGTCGACCTGGTCGCCTACGACGACCCGGAGTTCCACGACGCGTTGCAGCGGGCCAGGCTGCGTGGCGTGGCCATGGCGGACCAGGTCGTGTCCGCGGCCGTCGACGTGCTGAGCGCCGCTGTCGGCATCGCCGCCGTGGCCGGCGTGTTGGGCGTCCTGCACCCGGTGCTACTCCCGCTGCTCCTGCTGGCGGTGCTGCCGGACGCGTGGGCCATGGTCCGTAGCGCCAGGATGCGCTACGCCACCCTCTACGCCCTCATCCCTGCCAACCGCCGCAAGTGGATCATCGGTGAATTGCTGGCCAACCGCGAGCCGGCGGCGGAGGTCCGCTCGTTCACGATGCGCGGTTTCCTGCTGCGCATGTACGACGCTGTGGCGCGGGCCGAGCAGGACGTGATGCTCAAGCTGGCCAGGCGGCAGACCTTCGCCGGGCTCGCCGGCCAGGCGCTCGGCGGCCTCGGCACCGGCCTGGTCTACCTCGCCCTGGGCGTGCTCCTGGCGATCGGGGCGATCCCGCTGGCCGTGGCCGGCACGGCGGTCCTGGCGATCAGGTCCGCCCAGCAGTCGCTCGGCAACCTGATCTACGCCACCAACCGCCTCTACGAGGAGGGCCTCTACTTCACCGACTTCCTGGAGTTCTGCGCCGACGCCGAGCGCCGCGTGTCCGCGAGACGACCGGCCGCGATGCCGCCGGGCTTCCAGCGCATCACCGCCAGCGGCGTGACGTTCACCTACCCCGGCGCGCAAGCGCCGGCCCTGCGCGAGGTGACCATCGAGATCAAGCAGGGCGAGGTGATCGCCTTCGTCGGCGAGAACGGCTCAGGCAAGACCACCCTCGCCAAGATCCTCTCAGGCCTCTACGAGCCGGACTCCGGGGCGGTCCTGTGGGACGACACCGACCTGAAACAGGTCAACCCGGAAGACCTACGCCTCCGCACGGCCGTGATCGCCCAGGACCACACCCGCTGGCCGCTCACCGCGCGCTACAACATCACGATGGGCACCGACAAAGGGGACGAGGCCTTACACGCGGCCGCGGCGGTGGCGGGCGCCGATGAAGTCATCGCCGATCTGCCCCACGGCTACCGCACCCTCCTCGACCGCCGCTTCAAGGACGGCCACGAGCTGTCCGGCGGCCAATGGCAGCGCATCGCCGTCGCCCGCGGCTTCCACCGCGACGCCGACCTGCTCATCTGCGACGAACCCACCGCCGCACTCGACGCCCGCGCCGAACACGCCCTCTTCGAGCGCATCCGCACCCACTCCGACGGCCGCACCGTCCTGCTCATCACCCACCGCCTGGCCAGCGTCCGCTACGCCGACCGCATCTACGTCCTCGACCACGGCAAGGTCACCGAACAAGGCGACCACGACACGCTCATGGCCCTCGACGGCCTCTACGCCGACCTCTACTCCCTCCAGGCCAGGGCCTACCGCTGA